The following DNA comes from Streptomyces globosus.
CCGAGACGGCCGCCTCCTGGTGATCAACGCCGGCCTGTCAACGGAGGACCGTTCCACTCGTCCCGAACGCGAGGTCGCATTTCCGCCAGTGTCGGTGGGTTCGCTCACGAGAGAGTCAGCGATGGTTCGTGTTCCTGATCGCGAGCCTGTCCGTCCGGCACTCCGCGAAAGGCGTAGCGCATGCATGTCGTCCCCGGGCTCAAGGTCCTGTACTTCGGAACTCCGGTGGTGCTGATCAGCTCACTCAACGAGGACGGCACGCCGAACTTGATGCCGATGTCCTCCGCGTGGTGGCTGGGCCAGTCCTGCATGCTCGGTCTCGGCAACAACGCCCAGACCACGGCGAACCTGCTGCGGGAGGGTGAGTGCGTGCTCAACCTGCCCTCGTCGGCGATGGTCGATGCCGTCGACCGGATCGCGCTCACCACCGGGAAGCCGGCCGTGCCGGACTACAAGGCGAAGCAGGGGTACCGGCACGAGCCGGACAAGTTCTCGACCGCACAGCTGACCGAACAGGCATCGGACCTGGTACGGGCCCCGAGGGTTGCGGAGTGCCCGGTCCAGCTGGAATGCAGGGTCGTCTCGGTCCATCCTTTCGGCGGTCTCGAACCGCACGCCACCGCCTTCGAGGTCGAGGTCCTTCGCGCCCATGTCGAGGAGGACCTGGTCATCCCGGGGACGCACTACGTGGACCCGCTCGGCTGGGACCCGCTGATCATGAAGTTCTGCGAGTTCTTCGGCGGGGGACGCAACGTTCACCCGTCGAGACTCGCCGAGGGCTGGAACATGCCGCACCCACTCCAGTCGACCCCTGTCTGAGCAGGCATCCGGCGCCCAGCCTCCCCCGCCTCGCCAGACGGCAGGCCGCCCGCGCACCCGGTGGGCAGACCCCCACCGCAACCCCACGGGCCGCGACAGGGCCGCCGCGACGGATCACCCGGCCACAGGAAGCCGAGCCGCTTGCTCGTTACTGACCCATGCATCTGGCCGGACGGCCGCCGCGTCCTCCTGATCGCCCACTCGGCGAACGCATGGGACACCCTCCCCGCCGCCGGGGAGGGCGGCCGGCAGGCGCGGCTCACGGGCCCGGCCACTCACGGCAGCCCGGACCCGCGTCCACCCGGAGGACGTACGCCGGTCCGGCCGCGGAGCCGTCCCTGCGGAGGGTCTGCCGGAAGCCGCAGCGGAGTCGGAGCTCCGGTGCCGACCAGGCCTCGTCGAACACCCCGTGCGCGTAGGCCCGCGTGACATCCCGCAGCCCGGCGGTGTCCAGGGCGGGGGCCGCCTCCGCGAGCAGCGCCCGCAGCCCGGCCGCCTGCTCCTGGCCCTCCCACGGCCGGTGGAACGACACGCAGGACAGGACGCCGGGCTCCCCGCACGCCTGCACCTGCCAGGCGCCGAGCCGCACCGCCAGCCAGGCGAAGCCCTCCCGCGGGCGGTCCCAGCGCAGCGCGAAGCCGGGCGCCGAGAACCGCTCCCGCAGCTCCGGCGAGACCAGGCCGTCGTACAGGGCCATCGACGCCACCGGATCCGGCCCGAACCCGACACCGAGGAGCCCGGCCAGCTCGGCGGCGGCCCGCCGCAACACCTCGGGCCCGTCGATCCGCACCCCCTCCGGCGGAGGCACGACGAGCTGCGCGCCACCGAGCAGCGACCGCCGCGAGGGCACGGGCACGGGCGGCGGCATGGCCAGGCCGTCCAGGGAGTGGCCGCCGGGGAGGTGGTCGCGGGCGATCACGTCGGCGGGGGTCACGAGGGCCATACCGTCAGCGTGAACTGCCGGGTGGGGCCGTTGGCTCCCGCCCTGACCGTGAAGGCGTACGCGCCGAAGAGCGTCGGCGTTCCCCGGATCATCCCGGTCGCTTCCAGGAAGAGGCCCGGCGGCAGTACGCCCGCCTCCAGCGACAGCACGGGAGCGAAGTACGTCCCGGGCATGTTCGGGGGGATCTCCAGGACGTGCGCCGGGAACGCGGCCTGCGCCTGGTCGCCGTAGTCCTGCGAGGTGACCGCCACCGTCTCCTCCTCACGGGGGATCAGCCACGTGTAGGGCGCGCCCTCCGCCGCGTCGGGCAGCACGTCACCGGGACCGAACCGGTGGAAGGCGACCCGCTGGCCGGCGTGGACGGCCTGGCCGTCGAATCCCTCGCGGTCCAGGGCCGCGTCGTGCAGGGCCCCGGCGACCCGCGCGATGGCGTGGTACTGGAAGTCCCAGCCCTGCTGGGCCTGGCCCGGGTGCCACTGGGTGTCGAGGGCCTGCACGTTGGTCAGGTTGACCATGTTGCCGACACCGCCGGCCCACACCATCTGGTCGTTCGCGAAGAACCCGCCCCAGACCATGACCGTGTTCGCCGGCAGGCCGACCGTCTGGGCCAGGAGGACCAGCAGGTTGGCGTAGTCCGCGCACACACCCCGCCCGTCGGTGAGGACGGTCAGCGGATCGTCGTTGATCGGGTCGGAGGGGTCGTATTGCACCCGCGCCCGGAGGGAACGGCGCAGTGCCGTAGCCACCGCTTGTGCGTCGGTCTCCCCGGCCAGCATGCCCATGGCCGCCACCACGGCGTCGGCGCGGGCCTGCGTCTGTGGGAAGCCGAACAGGCGGTGGACCTCGTGATGGGTGGTGTCGACCTCCTGACCGGGACCGGGCGTGTTCTCGCGGGCCAGCCTCCACGAGACGCCGTGCACGGCGGTGCCGACGCCGTTCACGGGCAGCCTCAGCTGGGACACCGCGAAGAGGTTCTGACCGGGGATCGGCGCGACGAACGAGGATTCGCCGACCTGCTGGTTCCCGGACCACGCCTGCAACTGCACCCGCGCGGCCGACGCCCCGAGATGGGAGACCGCCACGATGGCGGACGGGGTGTCCGTCGTGCGGTACGTGAGGTTCGCCGTCAGGGGGAAATGCGACTCCCACGTCGTCAGTTGGAATCCCTGCAACGCGATGCCGCCCCCGAACTCGATCCTGTCCAGCGTGGGCCCGGCAGGCGCCGGGGCCGGAACCTGGCCGGGCAGGACGGGGGCGGGGGCGGGAGCCGCGGTGGCCGCGTTCATGCGCTGCACCGGAGCCGGGCCCGACCCCTCCGCGGCGGGCGGCCCCGCGGCCGCAGGCGCCTCCCGTACCGGCGACGGGACGGACGCCATCGCGCGCACCGCGTTGGCCTCCGCCTCGCGTTCGAAGCGGTCCCCCGGGTCGCTGATGCTCAGGCCCGCCCCGTTGTCGGTACCGGCGACGGGGCCCCGGCGCTGCTGGATGACGTGCGTCAGCTCGTGCGCGAGGGTGTGCCGGTCGGTGCCGCCGTCCCCGATGACGACATGGCTGCCGCTGGTGTACGCGCGGGCCCCGATCTCGGCGGCGGACCGGCGGGCCGCGGCGTCGTCGTGAACGCGGACGTCCCCGAAGTCGGCGCCCAGGCGGGCCTCCATGTCGGCGCGCACGCCCGCCTCCAGCGGCCGGCCCGCCGACCGCAGCACGTCGTGGACCGCGGACCGCTGCACCGCAGCGGGCGCCTCCTCGGCGGCGTGCCCGCAGCCCGCGCCGTGCCAGTGCGTCCCCGGATCGGCGACGGACCGCTGCGCCTGCGCCCAGGCGTGCCCGGACCGGCGGAGCATCTGCACGACGGCGGCGTTGCCGGCCGCGCGCTGGAGAACGGCCAGGGCGGCCCCCGCCGGCGGGGGCGCCGCACTGCGGGCCGGGCTCCACACGGGAGCGGAGCGCACGGCGCCGTCATGGCCGGGTACGGGCGTAGGAAAGCGCATCGGATCCTCACGGACGGGCGGCGGACGGGCCCCTCCTGGATACGCGGCCCGGACCGCACGGCACCAGGTACCGCCGGGCAGCATCGGCAGTCCGATCGGGAAGCCGGCGGCGGCCCCCACCCCCGCACCCGACCGGAACGGGCACGGGATGTCGGGTGCGGCAGGCCGGGGCACCCCTAGCGTGGCGGTGGAAAGGAAAGGAGGGCCGGGGTGCTGGAGCGGCTGAACCAGGCCATGGGGTACATCGAGGACCACCTCGACCGGGAGGTCGACGTGTCCGAACTGGCCCGGATCACGGCGACGTCGGAGTACCACTTCCGGCGGCTGTTCTCGTCGCTGGCGGGGATGCCGCTGTCGGAGTACGTCCGGCGCAGGCGGCTCACCGTCGCAGCGGCCGACGTACTCGCCGGGACGCCGTCCCTGCTGGAGATCGCCGTCCGCTGGGGCTACGGCTCGGGCGAGGCGTTCGCCCGGGCGTTCCGCGCCGTGCACGGCGTCGGCCCCGGCGAGGCCCGGCGCGCCGGCGCGGCCCTGAACGCGCAGCCCCGGCTCTCCTTCCGCCTCACCGTCGAAGGGAGCAGCACCATGCGGTACCGCATCGTCGAGAAGGAAGCGTTCCGGATCGTGGGCAGGAAGGCCCGCGTCCCGCTGATCCACGAGGGGGCCAACCCGCACATCGCCGAGCACATCCGCAGCATTCCGCCGGAGACGGTGCAGCGGATCGCGGCGCTGTCCGACCAGGAGCCGCGGGGCGTGGTGTCGGCGACGGTCCGCGTGTCGGACGGCTTCGAGGAGGGCGCCGACCTGGACTACTACCACGCGGCGGCGACGTCGGCCGAGACGCCGCCCGAGGACCTGGACGTGCTGGAGTGCCCGGCGGGCACGTGGGCGGTCTTCGAGAACACCGGCCCGTTCCCGCAGGCGCTCCAGCAGATGTGGGCCGACGTGGCGGCCCACTGGATGCCGTCGAACCCGTACGAATACCGCCCCGGCCCGGAAATCCTCCGCGTCACACCGCCGGACTCCGAGCCGCCCCAGGCGACGGCCCACCTGTGGGTCCCGGTGGCCCGTACCACCACCGCAGGCGGGCGCGGGTAGAGGCACGGCGCGCCGATCCGCACACCGGTTCGCGCAGCCCGCCTGCCCGGTGGCAGGGTGCCGTCATGGACCAGGCAGAGGTATTGCTCATCGGAGGGCGCGCGGGCGTCGGCAAGACGACGGTCGGATGGGAGGTCTCAACACTCCTGCGTGCGGCGGCGGTTGCCCACTGTGTGATCGAAGGCGACTTCATGGGGCAGGCCCATCCGGCCCCGGAGGGGGACCCACGGCGCAGGAAGATCGCCGAGCGCAACCTGACGGCGCTCTGGTCGAACTACGCCGAGCTCGGCTACCGCCGTCTGATCTACACGCAGACGGTGAGCGTTCTGTCCGAGAACGAGGAGATGTTCCGGCGTGCCATGGGCGCGGACGTGAGGATGGTGCGGGTGGTGCTCACCGCTTCCGACGCCACCGCCCGCCAGCGCCTCACCGACCGGGAAGTGGGCTCGGAGCTGGAGCAGGAGTTGGCGGGCAGCGCCCGCAAGGCACGGATCCTGGACGAGCAGGCACCCCCGGACACACTGCGGGTGGTGACCGACGGGCGTGCCGTGGTCGACATAGCGCGCGAGGTCGCGGACGCCACCGGATGGCTCGCGAACGCCCCGGGGTAGGTTTCCCGCCGTTCAAGGCGGGATCAGGCCCTGTCCGGGGCAACGGCCCGGGCCGGCGCGCACGGGGCGACCCGGATCCGTATATCTGTCTGATTCTGTGCGTGTCGGAAGAGCAAAACAGGGCGCACACCAGCGCATCATGCAGCATCACGTTCGATTGCAAAGGACTGCGGGGGACGCGGTTCGGATGGCTGCTGGAAGGCTTCGGGGTGGGGTTCGACGAGGAATGGGGCGCGCTGCGCGCCCAGGCCGCAACACAGCCCGCCGCAGCGGCTGTTGACGCGTACGAGGTGGCGCGGACGGCGGCGCTTCAGCGTCTCGCGGAGTTCCGGGACGGCATTGCGTTGGTGCCGGCGGACGAGCAGGGCGGCCCGTGGACGACGCAACTCCACGGCCTGGACTGGATATGCGCCTTCTCGGACGAGGAGGCGCTGTACCGGTTCGCGGTGGCGCGGGGGGAGGCCGGCCGCGCGTGGCCGTACCGGCGTATCAAGGGCGCCCGGCTGTTGGACGAGGTGCTGCCGGCGCTGGACTTCCCGTGCGGGGTGGCCCTGAACGCCGCCGGCCCGGACGGTGCGGTGTTCCCGCCGGTGCGCGGGATCGTTCCCGACTCGGCGGCGCTCGACGGGGAGCGTGCCGCATGAGCGGGGACGACAAGGACCTCGACGTCTCGAAGCAGGCCCTGGGGCAGATAGCCAAGGGCATCACGGATGCGCTGTCCGAGCTGGGCGAGCTCGGCTCGGTCGGCGACGCGAGCATGGGCCGCGGCTTCTCCAAGCTGGCCCTGACCGGTGTGCAGACGGGCCACGACGGCCTCACCGCCGCCATGAAGACGTTCTGCGAGCGCTGGGAGTGGGGGGTGCGCTCCCTGGTCCAGCAGGGCAACGCCTTCGCCGCGAACGTCGGCCTGTCGGCCGGCATGATCCACGAGCAGGACCAGTACCTCCAGGGCGCCTTCAAGATCATGGTGAACGCCGGGATGGGAAACCCGTACGCCTCCGAGGACGAGATCACCAAGAAGGGCTGGACCGAGGTCCTGGCCGACAACCCCTACACGCAGATCCGCGACGCGGACTACAGCCCCGAGTCGCGTGCGCGCGCCGACCAGAACAGCAAGGAGGCGTGGAAGGCCGCCATCCGTGACG
Coding sequences within:
- a CDS encoding flavin reductase family protein, which encodes MHVVPGLKVLYFGTPVVLISSLNEDGTPNLMPMSSAWWLGQSCMLGLGNNAQTTANLLREGECVLNLPSSAMVDAVDRIALTTGKPAVPDYKAKQGYRHEPDKFSTAQLTEQASDLVRAPRVAECPVQLECRVVSVHPFGGLEPHATAFEVEVLRAHVEEDLVIPGTHYVDPLGWDPLIMKFCEFFGGGRNVHPSRLAEGWNMPHPLQSTPV
- a CDS encoding eCIS core domain-containing protein, with the protein product MRFPTPVPGHDGAVRSAPVWSPARSAAPPPAGAALAVLQRAAGNAAVVQMLRRSGHAWAQAQRSVADPGTHWHGAGCGHAAEEAPAAVQRSAVHDVLRSAGRPLEAGVRADMEARLGADFGDVRVHDDAAARRSAAEIGARAYTSGSHVVIGDGGTDRHTLAHELTHVIQQRRGPVAGTDNGAGLSISDPGDRFEREAEANAVRAMASVPSPVREAPAAAGPPAAEGSGPAPVQRMNAATAAPAPAPVLPGQVPAPAPAGPTLDRIEFGGGIALQGFQLTTWESHFPLTANLTYRTTDTPSAIVAVSHLGASAARVQLQAWSGNQQVGESSFVAPIPGQNLFAVSQLRLPVNGVGTAVHGVSWRLARENTPGPGQEVDTTHHEVHRLFGFPQTQARADAVVAAMGMLAGETDAQAVATALRRSLRARVQYDPSDPINDDPLTVLTDGRGVCADYANLLVLLAQTVGLPANTVMVWGGFFANDQMVWAGGVGNMVNLTNVQALDTQWHPGQAQQGWDFQYHAIARVAGALHDAALDREGFDGQAVHAGQRVAFHRFGPGDVLPDAAEGAPYTWLIPREEETVAVTSQDYGDQAQAAFPAHVLEIPPNMPGTYFAPVLSLEAGVLPPGLFLEATGMIRGTPTLFGAYAFTVRAGANGPTRQFTLTVWPS
- a CDS encoding AraC family transcriptional regulator, with protein sequence MLERLNQAMGYIEDHLDREVDVSELARITATSEYHFRRLFSSLAGMPLSEYVRRRRLTVAAADVLAGTPSLLEIAVRWGYGSGEAFARAFRAVHGVGPGEARRAGAALNAQPRLSFRLTVEGSSTMRYRIVEKEAFRIVGRKARVPLIHEGANPHIAEHIRSIPPETVQRIAALSDQEPRGVVSATVRVSDGFEEGADLDYYHAAATSAETPPEDLDVLECPAGTWAVFENTGPFPQALQQMWADVAAHWMPSNPYEYRPGPEILRVTPPDSEPPQATAHLWVPVARTTTAGGRG
- a CDS encoding AAA family ATPase; amino-acid sequence: MDQAEVLLIGGRAGVGKTTVGWEVSTLLRAAAVAHCVIEGDFMGQAHPAPEGDPRRRKIAERNLTALWSNYAELGYRRLIYTQTVSVLSENEEMFRRAMGADVRMVRVVLTASDATARQRLTDREVGSELEQELAGSARKARILDEQAPPDTLRVVTDGRAVVDIAREVADATGWLANAPG